The following proteins are encoded in a genomic region of Actinomadura sp. NAK00032:
- a CDS encoding putative protein N(5)-glutamine methyltransferase — protein sequence MTTPLTASAIASRLRAAGCVFAEDEARLILATAATPGDASAMVDRRAAGLPLEHVLGWAEFRGLRIAVEPGVFVPRRRTEFLVREAAALAPPRPVVVDLCCGSGALGAALVAGLDEYALHAADVEPAAVRCARANIAPLGGHAYEGDLFAPLPDALRGRVDVLLANVPYVPTGDVALMPPEARDHEPRVALDGGPDGLDVLRRVTAEAARWLVPGGHLLFETSERQVPDAVAAVERGGLSAAVRTSEEFYATVVIGAKPV from the coding sequence ATGACGACACCCCTCACCGCGTCCGCGATCGCCTCCAGGCTGCGCGCCGCCGGCTGCGTGTTCGCCGAGGACGAGGCGCGGCTGATCCTCGCCACCGCCGCCACGCCCGGCGACGCCTCCGCGATGGTGGACCGGCGCGCCGCCGGGCTGCCGCTGGAGCACGTCCTCGGCTGGGCGGAGTTCCGCGGCCTGCGGATCGCCGTCGAGCCGGGCGTGTTCGTGCCCCGCCGCCGCACCGAGTTCCTCGTCCGCGAGGCGGCCGCGCTCGCCCCGCCGCGCCCCGTCGTCGTCGACCTGTGCTGCGGCTCCGGCGCGCTGGGCGCCGCGCTCGTCGCCGGCCTGGACGAGTACGCCCTGCACGCCGCCGACGTCGAGCCCGCGGCCGTCCGGTGCGCCCGCGCCAACATCGCGCCGCTCGGCGGCCACGCCTACGAGGGCGACCTGTTCGCGCCGCTCCCGGACGCGCTGCGCGGCCGCGTCGACGTGCTGCTCGCCAACGTCCCCTACGTGCCGACCGGCGACGTCGCGCTGATGCCGCCGGAGGCGCGCGACCACGAGCCGCGGGTCGCGCTCGACGGCGGCCCCGACGGCCTGGACGTGCTGCGCCGCGTCACCGCCGAGGCGGCGCGGTGGCTGGTCCCGGGCGGCCACCTGCTGTTCGAGACGAGCGAGCGCCAGGTCCCGGACGCGGTCGCCGCCGTCGAGCGGGGCGGGCTGTCCGCCGCCGTCCGGACGTCCGAGGAGTTCTATGCCACGGTCGTCATCGGAGCAAAGCCGGTGTAA
- a CDS encoding LPFR motif small protein, translating to MRRISAALSAIIGTIVSIVTLPFRVLQRLLTPGRRTRTHR from the coding sequence ATGCGCCGCATCAGTGCAGCGCTCAGCGCCATCATCGGCACGATCGTCAGCATCGTGACCCTCCCGTTCCGGGTCCTGCAGCGCCTCCTGACCCCCGGGCGCCGCACCCGCACCCACCGGTAA